The Pseudomonadota bacterium region CGCTAGCGCTGCAAAGACGCAGTGAAGAGAGTGGCTCCCCGGGACGGGCTCGAACCGCCGACCTAGTGATTAACAGTCACCCGCTCTACCAACTGAGCTACCGGGGAATACCTGGGCACGGGACGGAAGCCCGCGAGCCGCGTAGTCTGGTGCGACGCACCTCAGAAGTCAAGGCTCCAAGGCCGAGGCTCGAAGCCTCGCCAAGGCGCCGCGTCAGGGCACCTCACTGAGGCTATGTTCAGCGCCCGGGAAAGGCTCGGCGAAGTGTGGTCTGGCGCACAGCTCCAGCGCCATCGGTGGGCGCAAGCTGTGTGACTCAGGCAACGTCACCGCCCCTCGAGGTTCCCATGGCTCCTTGGCAGACTTGTGCGTGTCGCGCTGGGGGCGCGTGGCTGACCGCAATGCTCGCGCTGCTCGGTGGGTGCGGCAACTTCCAGGTGCTGGATTGCGCCTCCACCGATTGGGAGGCCTTGGGGGTCGAGGATGGCGCCGCCGGTGCCGATCCCGAAACGCCTGATCACTACCGTACCGTGTGCGACCGCCAGGGGAGCAAGATGGACCTGGTGGCCTACCGCGTGGGCACGGCGGCAGGCCTTCGTCGCTACTGCGTCGAGCCGACCGCCTTCGCCCTGGGTGCTCGGGGCGACGACGCCTTCACCGGGTGCCCCGACGATCTCTCGCGAGCGTTTGCACGGGCCTACGCGGACGGACGAACGGCCTTCGAGGCCGAACAGGCCGCCAAAGCGTTGCGCCAGCAGATCCGCTACAAGCAGCAGGAACGTGACGCGGTGGAGCTCGAT contains the following coding sequences:
- a CDS encoding DUF2799 domain-containing protein, producing MLALLGGCGNFQVLDCASTDWEALGVEDGAAGADPETPDHYRTVCDRQGSKMDLVAYRVGTAAGLRRYCVEPTAFALGARGDDAFTGCPDDLSRAFARAYADGRTAFEAEQAAKALRQQIRYKQQERDAVELDLEAAQVQVRADGLGLGARAQWLAKVNDLNRQRQALERELAALQGQLATTQSLLAQATDGEARDP